From Corynebacterium frankenforstense DSM 45800, the proteins below share one genomic window:
- the phoA gene encoding alkaline phosphatase has product MKHKTLRTTLAGLSAAALAVTLTACADDSGSEGSTDASGAQVADTREGEAGELLADRSADGDIATHGGARRIDGDQAAMLQKAIEKSDAKNVILLIGDGMGDSEITVARNYAEGAGGDFAGIDTLPVTGQYTHYSLNKDDKTPNYVTDSAASGSAWATGTKTFNGAISVDADNNPQANLLEIAKANGLATGDVSTAEIQDATPAVQLAHVEKRKCYGPEDADKCGDDLLDKGGRGSISEQMLNTRADVVLGGGSESFDQKAKAGEWEGKTLREQAEERGYQLPTNAEELDKITEANQDSPVLGLFSEGNMPVRWEGPKAEKEGYLDEAAKCTDNPERTDDIPKLADMTSKAIDLLKGNENGFFLQVEGASIDKQDHAANPCGQIGETVDLDEAVQEALNFAAEDGETLVVVTADHAHTSQVIGNVSDEDIKEMAEESGKSEEEVRAAVYPGLSRKLVTKDGAEMTVGYATSENLDVTDQSHTGAQLRIAAFGPGAANVTGLTDQTDLFFTVRDALGLDEAKFDVNAEPDTSK; this is encoded by the coding sequence GTGAAGCACAAGACCCTGCGCACGACCCTCGCCGGCCTGTCGGCCGCCGCCCTGGCCGTGACCCTGACCGCCTGCGCGGACGACTCCGGGTCCGAGGGGAGCACGGACGCCTCCGGCGCCCAGGTCGCGGACACCCGCGAGGGCGAGGCCGGTGAGCTGCTCGCCGACCGTTCCGCCGACGGCGACATCGCCACCCACGGCGGCGCCCGCCGCATCGACGGCGACCAGGCCGCCATGCTGCAGAAGGCGATCGAGAAGTCGGACGCCAAGAACGTCATCCTGCTCATCGGCGACGGCATGGGCGACTCCGAGATCACCGTGGCCCGCAACTACGCCGAGGGCGCCGGCGGCGACTTCGCCGGCATCGACACCCTGCCCGTGACCGGCCAGTACACCCACTACTCGCTGAACAAGGACGACAAGACGCCGAACTACGTCACCGACTCGGCGGCCTCCGGCTCCGCGTGGGCGACCGGCACCAAGACCTTCAACGGCGCCATCTCCGTCGACGCCGACAACAACCCGCAGGCCAACCTGCTCGAGATCGCCAAGGCCAACGGCCTGGCCACCGGCGACGTCTCCACCGCCGAGATCCAGGACGCCACCCCGGCCGTCCAGCTGGCCCACGTGGAGAAGCGCAAGTGCTACGGCCCGGAGGACGCCGACAAGTGCGGCGACGACCTGCTGGACAAGGGCGGCCGCGGCTCGATCTCCGAGCAGATGCTCAACACCCGCGCCGACGTCGTGCTCGGCGGCGGCTCCGAGAGCTTCGACCAGAAGGCCAAGGCCGGCGAGTGGGAGGGCAAGACCCTCCGCGAGCAGGCCGAGGAGCGCGGCTACCAGCTGCCGACCAACGCCGAGGAGCTCGACAAGATCACCGAGGCCAACCAGGACTCCCCGGTGCTGGGCCTGTTCTCCGAGGGCAACATGCCCGTGCGCTGGGAGGGCCCGAAGGCCGAGAAGGAGGGCTACCTCGACGAGGCCGCCAAGTGCACCGACAACCCGGAGCGCACCGACGACATCCCGAAGCTGGCCGACATGACCTCCAAGGCCATCGACCTGCTCAAGGGCAACGAGAACGGCTTCTTCCTGCAGGTCGAGGGCGCCAGCATCGACAAGCAGGACCACGCCGCCAACCCCTGCGGCCAGATCGGTGAGACCGTCGACCTCGACGAGGCCGTGCAGGAGGCCCTGAACTTCGCGGCCGAGGACGGCGAGACCCTCGTCGTCGTCACCGCCGACCACGCGCACACCAGCCAGGTCATCGGCAACGTCTCCGACGAGGACATCAAGGAGATGGCCGAGGAGTCCGGCAAGTCCGAGGAGGAGGTCCGCGCCGCGGTCTACCCGGGCCTGTCACGCAAGCTCGTCACCAAGGACGGCGCCGAGATGACCGTCGGCTACGCCACCAGCGAGAACCTGGACGTCACCGACCAGTCGCACACCGGCGCGCAGCTGCGCATCGCCGCCTTCGGCCCCGGTGCCGCGAACGTGACCGGCCTGACCGACCAGACCGACCTCTTCTTCACGGTGCGCGACGCGCTGGGCCTCGACGAGGCGAAGTTCGACGTCAACGCCGAGCCCGACACCAGCAAGTAG
- a CDS encoding cobalamin-independent methionine synthase II family protein has protein sequence MTTRIRTTHVGSLPRTPQLLEANNRRHAGEIGDEEFQEILQASVDEVVARQVELGIDIVNDGEYGHITSGAVDYGAWWNYIFSRLGGLTMTEEDRWANQDVVRSTPGNIKLTSFADRRDRARFSEAYADPDSGIFTGRAKVGNPKFTGEITYAGGDEVARDTSLLRHAVDAAGAQAGFIAAISPGAAARLKDEHYGDDTAVVNACAAALHEEYKAITDAGFTVQLDAPDLAEAWDQINPEPSVEDYRAWLRIRIDAINDALAGLPVEQTRLHICWGSWHGPHTTDVPFADIIDEILRAKVGGYSFEGASPRHAHEWRVWQDHELPENTLIYPGVVSHSMNAVEHPRLVADRILQFAELVGPERVVASTDCGLGGRLHRQIAWAKLESLVEGARIASEEL, from the coding sequence TTGACCACGCGCATCCGCACCACCCACGTCGGCTCGCTGCCGCGCACCCCGCAGCTGCTGGAGGCGAACAACCGCCGCCACGCCGGCGAGATCGGCGACGAGGAGTTCCAGGAGATCCTGCAGGCCTCCGTCGACGAGGTCGTCGCCCGCCAGGTCGAGCTGGGCATCGACATCGTCAACGACGGCGAGTACGGCCACATCACCTCCGGCGCCGTCGACTACGGAGCCTGGTGGAACTACATCTTCTCCCGCCTCGGCGGTCTGACCATGACCGAGGAGGACCGCTGGGCCAACCAGGACGTCGTGCGCTCCACCCCGGGCAACATCAAGCTGACCAGCTTCGCCGACCGCCGCGACCGCGCCCGCTTCAGCGAGGCCTACGCCGACCCGGACTCCGGCATCTTCACCGGCCGTGCCAAGGTGGGCAACCCCAAGTTCACCGGTGAGATCACCTACGCCGGCGGCGACGAGGTCGCCCGCGACACCTCCCTGCTGCGCCACGCCGTCGACGCCGCCGGTGCCCAGGCCGGCTTCATCGCCGCGATCTCCCCGGGTGCCGCCGCGCGCCTGAAGGACGAGCACTACGGCGACGATACCGCCGTGGTCAACGCCTGCGCGGCCGCCCTGCACGAGGAGTACAAGGCCATCACCGACGCCGGCTTCACCGTGCAGCTCGACGCGCCGGACCTGGCCGAGGCCTGGGACCAGATCAACCCGGAGCCGTCCGTCGAGGACTACCGCGCCTGGCTGCGCATCCGCATCGACGCCATCAACGACGCCCTGGCCGGCCTGCCCGTCGAGCAGACCCGCCTGCACATCTGCTGGGGCTCCTGGCACGGCCCGCACACCACCGACGTGCCGTTCGCGGACATCATCGACGAGATCCTGCGCGCGAAGGTCGGCGGCTACTCCTTCGAGGGCGCCTCGCCGCGCCACGCCCACGAGTGGCGCGTCTGGCAGGACCACGAGCTGCCCGAGAACACCCTGATCTACCCGGGTGTCGTCTCGCACTCGATGAACGCCGTCGAGCACCCGCGCCTGGTCGCCGACCGCATCCTGCAGTTCGCCGAGCTCGTCGGCCCGGAGCGCGTCGTCGCCTCCACCGACTGCGGCCTGGGCGGGCGCCTGCACCGCCAGATCGCCTGGGCGAAGCTGGAGTCCCTGGTCGAGGGCGCGCGCATCGCCTCCGAGGAGCTCTAG
- a CDS encoding HypC/HybG/HupF family hydrogenase formation chaperone codes for MCLGVPAQIVEMKDPGRATVTIGGVNRVISTDLLVDEGLDVGEWVLVHVGFALSKIDEDEATTTLQQIRQLGANTYEDELDSFSTSRID; via the coding sequence ATGTGCCTCGGAGTGCCCGCTCAGATCGTCGAGATGAAGGACCCCGGCCGCGCCACCGTCACCATCGGCGGCGTCAACCGCGTCATCTCCACTGATCTGCTCGTCGACGAGGGCCTCGACGTCGGCGAATGGGTGCTCGTCCACGTCGGCTTCGCCCTGAGCAAGATCGACGAGGACGAGGCGACGACGACGCTGCAGCAGATCCGGCAGCTCGGCGCCAACACCTACGAGGACGAGCTCGACTCGTTCTCGACATCCAGAATCGACTGA
- the treZ gene encoding malto-oligosyltrehalose trehalohydrolase translates to MSRPTAPDRHPIFSVWAPDADRVRLVLDDPDGERVELERAAGDWFVPPADAPAPTPGRRYAFQVATEPAGAEDAADPASPAAAESTPAPATAPADAVAPEPEWSILLPDPRSRRQPDGVHGFSEVVAADFDWTDDAWTGRPLPGQVLYELHVGAFTADGTFDAAVGKLAHLRELGVTAVELMPVQPFGGERNWGYDPVSWFAVHEAYGGPAGLKAFVDAAHAEGVAVVMDLVFNHFGPDGNYTGFFGPYTTGAATDWGDVVNLMGPGSDEVRRFILDATRQWLEEFHVDGVRLDAVHSLDDRGAVSVLEQIADVARDVAARTGVPRCVIAESDLNDPRLITPVEDLGYGLDAQWLDDVHHCLHTLTEGEQYGYYRDYGRVGDLARTLSEAYRFTGDYSLHRGRSHGRGFDRTRMPGARFVTYTTTHDQTGNRAAGDRAAERITPTQHLLKCAFVYLSEFTPMIFMGEEFGARQPFPFFASHTDPGLLEATRTGRMREFASSGWDPDTIADPAAEETFASAKLDWELDGAQRGIVAAVRELLRLRRELGCASGVLSDVRVDHAVTATVRLAGDATAAGAGAGSGAGAGAAVDAAPEAVALEHGWVAMHRTAPDGREWTLVGNFSPEPVTVPFGGELRYSFTEPEVGAEETRLGPWEFAVLLR, encoded by the coding sequence ATGAGCCGCCCCACCGCACCCGACCGCCACCCGATCTTCTCCGTCTGGGCCCCGGACGCCGACCGCGTCCGGCTGGTCCTCGACGACCCCGACGGCGAGCGCGTGGAGCTCGAGCGCGCCGCCGGCGACTGGTTCGTCCCGCCGGCCGACGCGCCCGCGCCGACCCCGGGGCGCCGCTACGCCTTCCAGGTCGCCACCGAGCCGGCCGGTGCCGAGGACGCCGCGGACCCGGCCTCCCCCGCCGCCGCGGAGTCCACGCCGGCGCCCGCCACCGCCCCGGCCGACGCCGTAGCACCCGAGCCCGAGTGGTCCATCCTGCTGCCGGACCCGCGCTCGCGCCGCCAGCCCGACGGCGTGCACGGCTTCTCCGAGGTCGTGGCCGCCGACTTCGACTGGACCGACGACGCCTGGACCGGCCGCCCGCTGCCCGGCCAGGTGCTCTACGAGCTGCATGTCGGCGCCTTCACCGCCGACGGCACCTTCGACGCGGCCGTCGGAAAGCTCGCGCACCTGCGCGAGCTGGGGGTCACCGCGGTGGAGCTGATGCCCGTCCAGCCCTTCGGCGGCGAGCGCAACTGGGGCTACGACCCGGTCAGCTGGTTCGCCGTCCACGAGGCCTACGGTGGGCCGGCGGGACTGAAGGCCTTCGTCGACGCCGCGCACGCCGAGGGCGTCGCGGTGGTCATGGACCTGGTGTTCAACCACTTCGGCCCCGACGGCAACTACACCGGCTTCTTCGGGCCCTACACCACGGGCGCGGCGACCGACTGGGGCGACGTGGTCAACCTGATGGGCCCGGGCTCAGACGAGGTGCGCCGCTTCATCCTCGACGCCACCCGCCAGTGGCTCGAGGAGTTCCACGTCGACGGCGTGCGCCTGGACGCGGTGCACTCGCTCGACGACCGGGGCGCGGTCTCCGTGCTGGAGCAGATCGCCGACGTCGCGCGCGACGTCGCCGCGCGCACCGGCGTGCCGCGCTGCGTCATCGCCGAGAGCGACCTCAACGACCCGCGCCTGATCACCCCGGTCGAGGACCTCGGCTACGGGCTCGACGCGCAGTGGCTCGACGACGTCCACCACTGCCTGCACACGCTGACCGAGGGCGAGCAGTACGGCTACTACCGCGACTACGGGCGCGTGGGCGACCTGGCGCGCACGCTGAGCGAGGCGTACCGCTTCACCGGCGACTACTCGCTGCACCGCGGGCGCTCGCACGGCCGCGGCTTCGACCGCACGCGAATGCCCGGGGCGCGCTTCGTCACCTACACCACCACCCACGACCAGACGGGCAACCGGGCGGCCGGCGACCGCGCCGCCGAGCGCATCACCCCGACGCAGCACCTGCTCAAGTGCGCGTTCGTCTACCTCTCGGAGTTCACGCCGATGATCTTCATGGGCGAGGAGTTCGGCGCGCGCCAGCCCTTCCCCTTCTTCGCCTCGCACACCGACCCGGGGCTGCTCGAGGCCACGCGCACCGGCCGGATGCGCGAGTTCGCCTCCTCGGGCTGGGACCCGGACACGATCGCCGACCCGGCCGCCGAGGAGACGTTCGCCTCGGCGAAGCTGGACTGGGAGCTTGACGGCGCCCAGCGGGGCATCGTCGCCGCCGTGCGCGAGCTGCTGCGGCTGCGACGCGAGCTCGGCTGCGCCTCGGGCGTGCTTTCCGACGTGCGCGTCGACCACGCCGTGACGGCCACCGTGCGGCTTGCGGGCGACGCGACCGCTGCCGGCGCAGGCGCCGGTTCGGGCGCGGGTGCCGGGGCTGCCGTCGACGCTGCGCCCGAGGCCGTGGCCCTGGAGCACGGGTGGGTGGCCATGCACCGCACCGCGCCGGACGGGCGCGAGTGGACGCTCGTGGGCAACTTCTCCCCCGAACCGGTCACGGTGCCCTTCGGCGGCGAGCTGCGCTACTCCTTCACCGAGCCCGAGGTCGGCGCGGAGGAGACCCGGCTCGGACCCTGGGAGTTCGCGGTCCTGCTGCGCTGA
- the hypD gene encoding hydrogenase formation protein HypD, translating to MKFVDEFRDPAAARALLKRIEHDAAKLDRPIKIMEICGGHTHTIYRYGLENLLPDNIDLVHGPGCPVCVIPMGRVDDALWLARQDDVMLTTFGDMMRVPGSDESLLQARARGCDVRFVYSPLDALKLAQENPDRKVVYFAVGFETTAPSTAVTLRTAKARGVKNFSVFSNHVTIEPPLRAIADGGETEVDAFIGPGHVATIVGTKAFDFLAEEFNLPVAVAGFEPLDILQSVAMLLEQFVSGQVARGEASVGNQYSRVVTGQGNVAAQRLFDEVFTVRDSFEWRGLGWLPNSGFGISEAYADFDAERIFDVPDDRVADPVACECGSVLTGRIKPWQCKVFGTACTPDTPIGTCMVSPEGACAAYYNFGRIDKAATAALANS from the coding sequence GTGAAGTTCGTCGACGAGTTCCGCGACCCGGCCGCGGCGCGCGCCCTGCTCAAGCGCATCGAGCACGACGCGGCCAAGCTGGACCGCCCGATCAAGATCATGGAGATCTGCGGCGGCCACACCCACACCATCTACCGCTACGGGCTGGAGAACCTCCTGCCCGACAACATCGACCTGGTCCACGGGCCGGGCTGCCCGGTCTGCGTGATCCCGATGGGCCGCGTCGACGACGCGCTGTGGCTGGCCCGCCAGGACGACGTCATGCTGACCACCTTCGGCGACATGATGCGCGTGCCGGGTTCCGACGAGTCGCTGCTGCAGGCCCGCGCCCGCGGCTGCGACGTGCGCTTCGTCTACTCGCCGCTGGACGCGCTGAAGCTGGCCCAGGAGAACCCGGACCGCAAGGTCGTCTACTTCGCCGTCGGCTTCGAGACGACCGCGCCGTCGACTGCCGTCACGCTGCGCACCGCCAAGGCGCGCGGGGTGAAGAACTTCTCGGTGTTCTCCAACCACGTCACCATCGAGCCGCCGCTGCGCGCGATCGCCGACGGCGGCGAGACCGAGGTCGACGCCTTCATTGGGCCCGGCCACGTGGCCACCATCGTGGGCACGAAGGCCTTCGACTTTTTGGCCGAGGAGTTCAACCTGCCGGTCGCGGTGGCCGGCTTCGAGCCGCTGGACATCCTGCAGTCGGTGGCCATGCTGCTCGAGCAGTTCGTCTCCGGGCAGGTCGCCCGCGGCGAGGCCAGCGTGGGCAACCAGTACTCGCGCGTGGTCACCGGCCAGGGCAACGTCGCCGCCCAGCGCCTCTTCGACGAGGTCTTCACCGTGCGCGACTCCTTCGAGTGGCGCGGTCTGGGCTGGCTGCCGAACTCGGGCTTCGGCATCTCCGAGGCCTACGCCGACTTCGACGCCGAGCGCATCTTCGACGTCCCGGACGACCGCGTGGCCGACCCGGTCGCCTGCGAGTGCGGCTCCGTGCTCACCGGGCGCATCAAGCCCTGGCAGTGCAAGGTCTTCGGCACCGCGTGCACGCCGGACACCCCGATCGGCACTTGCATGGTCTCGCCCGAGGGCGCCTGCGCGGCGTACTACAACTTCGGCCGCATCGACAAGGCCGCCACCGCCGCCCTGGCCAACAGCTGA
- the ilvA gene encoding threonine ammonia-lyase IlvA has translation MTETRTTDETPAFDPVHAADIQQAQARISAVIAPTPLQYCPRLSEAVGAQVFLKREDLQDVRSYKIRGAYNAVSQLSPEDRSAGIVAASAGNHAQGVAYACKALGIRGKIFVPVQTPKQKRDRIRVHGGDAVELVVTGNNFDEAADAARADAAERGAVVVEPFAARDTVIGQGTVAAEILSQLSAQGKTLDTIYVPVGGAGLLAGVTSYLADMSPRTGVVAVEPSGAASLTAALAAGHPVTLEAVDPFVDGAAVKRIGDINFGIVERNLSRVHVTDVSEGAVCTEMLDLYQNEGIIAEPAGALSVAALKTVDVAPGATVVCIISGGNNDVLRYNEVMERSLVHRGLRHYFLVNFPQEPGQLRHFLNEILGPDDDITRFEYLKRNNRDTGAALVGLELGRASDLEGLLERMDESPIDCRQLHPGTPEYSFLI, from the coding sequence ATGACTGAGACGCGCACCACTGACGAGACCCCGGCCTTCGACCCCGTCCACGCGGCCGACATTCAGCAGGCCCAGGCGCGCATCTCCGCGGTCATCGCCCCGACCCCGCTGCAGTACTGCCCGCGCCTGTCGGAGGCCGTGGGCGCCCAGGTCTTCCTCAAGCGCGAGGACCTGCAGGACGTGCGCAGCTACAAGATCCGCGGCGCCTATAACGCCGTCAGCCAGCTCAGCCCGGAGGACCGCAGCGCCGGCATCGTCGCGGCCTCGGCCGGCAACCACGCCCAGGGCGTCGCCTACGCCTGCAAGGCGCTGGGCATCCGCGGCAAGATCTTCGTGCCGGTCCAGACGCCGAAGCAGAAGCGCGACCGGATCCGCGTCCACGGCGGCGACGCCGTGGAGCTGGTGGTCACCGGCAACAACTTCGACGAGGCCGCCGACGCCGCGCGTGCCGACGCCGCCGAGCGCGGCGCCGTGGTGGTCGAGCCCTTCGCCGCCCGCGACACCGTCATCGGGCAGGGCACCGTCGCCGCGGAGATCCTCTCCCAGCTCTCGGCCCAGGGCAAGACCCTGGACACCATCTACGTGCCGGTCGGCGGCGCCGGTCTGCTCGCGGGCGTGACCAGCTACCTGGCCGACATGTCGCCGCGCACCGGCGTCGTCGCCGTCGAGCCCTCCGGGGCGGCCAGCCTGACCGCGGCCCTGGCCGCCGGCCACCCGGTCACCCTCGAGGCCGTCGACCCCTTCGTCGACGGTGCGGCCGTCAAGCGCATCGGCGACATCAACTTCGGCATCGTCGAGCGCAACCTCTCCCGCGTGCACGTCACCGACGTCTCCGAGGGTGCGGTGTGCACCGAGATGCTGGACCTCTACCAGAACGAGGGCATCATCGCCGAGCCCGCCGGCGCGCTGTCGGTGGCCGCCCTCAAGACCGTCGACGTCGCCCCGGGCGCGACCGTGGTCTGCATCATCTCCGGCGGCAACAACGACGTCCTGCGCTACAACGAGGTCATGGAGCGCTCGCTGGTGCACCGCGGACTGCGCCACTACTTCCTGGTCAACTTCCCGCAGGAGCCCGGCCAGCTGCGCCACTTCCTCAACGAGATCCTCGGCCCGGACGACGACATCACCCGCTTCGAGTACCTCAAGCGCAACAACCGCGACACCGGCGCCGCGCTCGTCGGCCTGGAGCTGGGCCGCGCCTCCGATCTGGAGGGCCTGCTCGAGCGCATGGACGAGTCCCCGATCGACTGCCGGCAGCTCCACCCGGGCACCCCGGAGTACTCCTTCCTCATCTGA
- the hypE gene encoding hydrogenase expression/formation protein HypE, with amino-acid sequence MEPKNRINQDEERVNDNIARVRRHPGRLKDDHITLSHGAGGKQSTTLLDRLFFDVYGNELLDQGGDSAVVDLPGLLADAQAEGAKLAFTTDSYVVNPIEFPGGSIGELAVNGTVNDLSVAGADPKLISVSFILEEGLEVATLRRVAEAVRDAAAEAGVTIATGDTKVVPRGAADHLYITTAGVGVIPAGRDTGFGKVQVGDRILLSGPIADHGMAVMMARGDLALDAPIASDTRAVNKLTAALLEAVPDTRWMRDATRGGVATVANELADATGLGVAFEDEAIPVRDMTRAACDVLGIDPLYVANEGTFLAVVPKDSADAAVEAVRAAGAPEARLVGRIVEEPAASVVLVTGFGGARMVDKLAGDPLPRIC; translated from the coding sequence GTGGAACCGAAAAACCGCATCAACCAGGACGAGGAGCGCGTCAACGACAACATCGCGCGGGTGCGGCGTCACCCCGGCCGGCTGAAGGACGACCACATCACGCTGTCCCACGGCGCGGGCGGCAAGCAGTCGACCACGCTGCTGGACCGGCTGTTCTTCGACGTCTACGGCAACGAGCTGCTCGACCAGGGCGGCGACTCCGCGGTCGTGGACCTGCCGGGCCTTCTGGCCGACGCGCAGGCCGAGGGCGCCAAGCTCGCCTTCACCACCGACTCCTACGTGGTCAACCCCATCGAGTTCCCCGGCGGCTCCATCGGTGAGCTCGCCGTCAACGGCACCGTCAACGACCTCTCGGTCGCCGGCGCGGACCCGAAGCTGATCTCGGTGTCCTTCATCCTCGAGGAGGGCCTCGAGGTCGCCACGCTGCGCCGCGTGGCCGAGGCCGTGCGCGACGCCGCCGCCGAGGCCGGCGTGACCATCGCCACCGGTGACACGAAGGTCGTCCCGCGCGGGGCCGCCGACCACCTCTACATCACCACCGCGGGCGTGGGCGTGATCCCGGCGGGGCGCGACACCGGCTTCGGCAAGGTGCAGGTCGGTGACCGGATCCTGCTGTCCGGCCCGATCGCGGACCACGGCATGGCCGTGATGATGGCGCGCGGCGACCTCGCCCTGGACGCGCCGATCGCCTCCGACACCCGCGCGGTCAACAAGCTGACCGCCGCGCTCCTCGAGGCCGTGCCCGACACCCGCTGGATGCGCGACGCCACCCGCGGCGGCGTGGCCACCGTGGCCAACGAGCTGGCCGACGCCACCGGCCTGGGCGTCGCCTTCGAGGACGAGGCCATCCCGGTGCGCGACATGACGCGCGCCGCCTGCGACGTGCTGGGCATCGACCCGCTCTACGTCGCCAACGAGGGCACCTTCCTGGCGGTGGTGCCGAAGGACTCCGCCGACGCCGCCGTCGAGGCCGTGCGCGCCGCCGGTGCGCCCGAGGCCCGCCTGGTCGGCCGCATCGTCGAGGAGCCCGCCGCCTCCGTGGTGCTGGTCACCGGCTTCGGCGGCGCGCGCATGGTGGACAAGCTCGCCGGCGACCCGCTGCCGCGCATCTGCTGA